In the Flavobacterium sp. 90 genome, ACAGAAAAAGGGAAATTTTGCAGTAGCTGTCAAAAAAATGTAATTGATTTTACAAAATCTTCGGATAGGCAAATTATTGTGGCTTATAAAAAAGAGGAAAACCTCTGTGGTAGATTTAGAATATCGCAATTAGATCGTGAAATGATTATTCCTAAAGAAAAAAAATCAATTTGGATACTTGCAGCGGCTTCACTCATTGCATTTCTTGGTTTAGGAAATCAAACCGCAAAAGCCCAAGGTAAAATAAAAATAGAGCAAACAGATCAAAAGCAACTTAGCGATTCGGTAAACGTTAAATCTAACGGTAAAATCAAATATTCAGGGGTTGTATATGATGAAAAGAACAATCCTTTACCTGGTGCATTTGTCTCAAT is a window encoding:
- a CDS encoding carboxypeptidase-like regulatory domain-containing protein, whose product is MTNKIKISIPEPCHENWYEMSPTEKGKFCSSCQKNVIDFTKSSDRQIIVAYKKEENLCGRFRISQLDREMIIPKEKKSIWILAAASLIAFLGLGNQTAKAQGKIKIEQTDQKQLSDSVNVKSNGKIKYSGVVYDEKNNPLPGAFVSIKNTKNGVSTDIDGKFSIEANKQDVLRVLFVGYKEVDITLKKNPNITIKMKIDEVELQGFSIIKRPEDE